The Cygnus olor isolate bCygOlo1 chromosome 22, bCygOlo1.pri.v2, whole genome shotgun sequence DNA window TAGAAAGACAAAGTAAATCATTCTACATAGTatgaatacttttatttctctggcAGCAATCTGTTGATGTGTTTTACCTCTTTTCTGGGGCTTTTTCCTTGACACATGGGAGTGGTGATACTCTGATGCTGACAATTTCTTTGAGCACTGTCTGAGGGTCAAAAGGAACAGCTAAGCAACCTCCTGAAGAATCCTGAAGttggagattaaaaaaacaaacaaacaaacacccaaATATTGCATAGAACATCACAATTCCAGAGATGATTTTACCCCAACCATGATCCAGTAAGTTTTGCAACCTATTTAGTTAGTAAAACTGACAAAAACTGGTTACTTTCCAGTGAAGAATTTCTGGTTATCAACTATCCTGCCAAGCTGAGATCTAGCTGTAACTATAGATCTTAATTCTTTACGGAACTAGATGTTCACAAGCAGTCCTGAAGAATCCCCTTTCAAGGAGGCGTTAAACTCTGTACACCTAAAGAAACTTTCCACTCCTTGCTTCATATTATGAATGTCTATTTAATGTTAACATCCCTAAATGCAATAGATGTagaagtgggaaaaaacatGCAGTAGAAATCTGCCTTACACAATGGAGAAAATATTCCTGCCCAATAACACCTAATCACAAGATGCCtcttctcattaaaaagaatTCTAGCTTTCTTATGCTTCTTTCTTGCATGTTGGAAAAGTGTATCTCAAAGAAACTCAGACTCCTGACTGCAAATAAAATCAGGGTAATACCAAAAATTCTAGACAAAGCCAAAGATCATGCTCAGGCTCAGCCAGAAAATCCCCCAGCTCCtaaaaaatcaaatcattttATACTGCTTCTGCCTCCTGGCTTCCAGATTTGCAAGCTAGATAGTTGCTGCCATTAGACGAAATCACCACATTTACCTTCTCTGCTATCCCCCATGAATGCTGGAAAAAGGCATTGGCAAGAGCCATGATAGCTCTGTTGAGCTCCATCAGAAAGCAGGAATGACCGATACCAGTTGAGGGACAAcctaaagcaaaggaaaaggaataggACATATCTGTTGACATCAAGACTGTTTTAAGTCAGAACATCAAAGAGGCAAttcttcttcctgttcttcCACACTTAAGATGTACAAGTATATCCCTTATCCACGACACAGAAGTtttttgacacacacacacacaaaaaaccaaaaacccaaaaaacaaactgatGCTCCTAGGTTTCATAAAATCCTGCCTGCTTTTGGGAACAGGACCCCCCTATTTACCTATGTATCTCAACACAAGGTGTCATTTCCCACATGCAGAACCAATGTGAAGACCAGACGCTGCCTCTCCCACAGGCTACACACTCCTCATCACACCTGTACCTGCTGTGATCCATGCCACAGCGTTCAGCAGGATAGCAGTAAATTCCCCTGCATCTTCCAGCCTCACTGCCCGTACATAGAGGTACTTCGTGGTGGCGTCATAGTAGCAGTCCCCAGGGCTTGGGAGAAGCTCTTGGCCTGGACTTCGGGCAGGAACTGAGTGAGCCAGTGCAAGTATGAAAGCAGGGCATGAGCAGGCCCCGATTAACAGGCGCACCACTGCACAGCCAAAGCGATACACCACAAACTGATGAGGTGACAAACTAGCCAAGTCTGTGGGGATGAGGGCACTCCTCATATCTTCTGAGGAACTGTCACttaaacatttctctgaaaaggaggaaaacagctgtAGCGGTACATATTAAGCCAGCTGAATGCTCCATCTTGTCCTCTTGCACATGGCAGCTGTCTGCCACCTCTTATTCACTCCTTCCCTGCTGTCTGCTCACTGTGCCGCAGCCCCGTGCCATGCCCTGTGCAAGACTCCAAAGCCACAGTTTCTTTTCCATCACAACACTGTCTGAGATTGCACTGGTAGCCCAGCCCCCTAAACATGCCAGTAACTACTTGGGAGTTGTTTGAAAAGACTGGCAGAGGAAACCTGGCCTGCCACTTGGAActtcctctccttctgcttACAGAAGGATTTAGAACTCCCTGATGCCAAATGCCAGGCAAGCTGGCCTTTCCAGTCTACACATGTGAATTATTCAAGCACTTTGTTTGGCTTATCAGTCTTCTGGTGACTTCCTTCTAATGACCGGCAGCTCAACAGCACACATTTTTGTGTGCAAATGCTTTACCAAGACAGCAAGGATGAGAGACTTCTTTCCACCCAGTCTTATAATCTTATATTCTATCTCCTATAGGGAAACAGAAGCTGCAATACAGACTAAGCTTTGTTACCTGGATTACGAAGGTCTAAAGGTTGTTGCAGCTTCACCAAAGCTTGCTTGATCTCACACAGAGTCGTGGCAAGGGGAGAAGCTGCTATCAGGCCTTCCACCTCCAGCTCAGTCAGGTAAGCCAGCTGGGGATCTAAAAACAGGGGGACACTTATAACACCTGAAGCTAGAAGAAGCTCTTCATGGCTGGATGACTGCAATAAACATGCTGCCACAGGAATACTTCATTCAGCAGAGAGAATGCCTGTCTGGAAGCTGTGAGGGTCACAGAACTTACGGTGTAGAATTTTCCTGACCTCCTCATATTAACACTTAATTAGCATAGTGACGCTCAATCTCTTCCCTCCAGGTGGTTGCTTAATCTAGAGGTATAAAGGGCTCTATGGGGATGAAAGATTCTTAGGTTCCCTCTTTTTGAGGAACAGAGGGGACAGAAGCAGCTTTACTAACTGAAGAACTTTCCAGTTATCCACCTCAATGAAAAGAATTATGTGCGAGTAAAAATAGCATAAATGGGGAAAGGTAATTATACATTTGCTCTGTTAGCAAAATACAGATCCTCTCTTAACCTGGGCTTCACTGAGTCAGCCTTCTATTGTGACCTTTGTCAACTGGCATACTCACCATGTTCGTCATGTCCAGGGAAGCTGAAAAGAGCACCTTTTCTACGGAAAAGCTCACATTGCTGAAGCAGCTCAAGATCCTGTGGGATAAAAGAGGGCCCAAGAGTTAAAGAAATGggcaggtggaaaaaaacagcagaaaggtgAGAGATGGCCCTGCAACAGACACCTGCAACTCACCTGCCCTTCCCCTACTTCTGCTTTACTTTCACTGGCGAGGCTGCCCAGTGAGGGTACAACTGCCAGCGCATCCTGTCCTTGGACCTGCTGCTCCATCTCTTGTTTCACAGAGATATTCTTGCGCTGAGCTCTCCTAAGCAGGATTTCCAGAGCTTTCATTAACTCTGTTGCCTCTTGCCACGGTGCACCTAACAGAATCCAATAAGCAATTAAATTGGACTTCAACAGAACCATCTGTCAAGTTGTCATCACCAGAGCAAAAACAAGAGCAGGAACCTTTCTCTGAAACTTTCCCCCGATGGCTTCAAGATGCCTCCTAAGAAGATGACCAGACACTGCCATACTCATTAGGCTTGGACTTCTGGGAGGTGCTGTAACTCTGTGCTCACCCATGCCTAAGCTGACAGACCTGTATTCTGTCAACAGGCTGTCAACTCTTCAAGAATTACAACAACACTGGAAGACACAAGCTCATCCATACGAGACATGCCTTTTTTTAACCATTACACTGTTTCTTCCTTCCCGCTCCACTTCTCTCTTGCTCTGCCCTTTCTCTCACCTGTGTGCCCTACTGCTTGGAAGTTGCTGCTACAGTGCTCATCACATGGTTCAACGCTcactgctgcccagctgctctctgcaggttTATGCCCACAAATCCTTTGCTTGGCAAAGATTTTCCGGCCTCCAGAGTCCAGTGCTTGCACTATGTCCTGTTTACAACAAAGTAGTATTTTACTTTGCAAGCCTCACAATccattcatttcactttcttGCTCTCATATCAAAATAGAGATTAGCACAAACTATTTTATGCTAGGGTACAATAAAAAATCAGtgtacaataaaattaaaatagggTACAGTGGGGAGTAAGACCTATCATTCCCCACTTCAGGGGAACCATCCATCTCACAAGTTTCACAGTTCCAAGACTCCCCTTCCCTCAATTGTTTCTTCACACTGACCATGAGACCTTGAATCTGCTGGCTGATTCCGTTGTAAAACACCAGCACATCCATCCTGTGTTTTGCCAGCTGAGACGCCAGGTGTAAATTCTGATCCTCCAGCTTATCATACAGGGTGCGAACACTGAAATCCTCCAGATCTCTCACTGCAAAACACTCTTCTGAAACACGAGGTAAGTCTCAAGCTTGACCACTGGCCACAAATCTATTCTATTTCCCCCCAGGGGGCACTGACTATCCATAGGAGGTAACAGTGTTTTGTGTACTGAGAGTAAATACCATGAATAGGCAAGACATGTAAGAAAAGGTCTCATTCCCTAGTAAGGGGGAGGATGACGGAGCGTTACTATCAACTTCTAACTTGTCCAGTAAACTGTCAGGGTGCTACTTCTCTACCAGATTTGTAGCTGTGAGTGGTAGTTTCTCCATGAACTGTTCTCAGCACCACTAGATAGTGCCATCTACTGGGCTCCAGACGTGCTGTGAACATCCTGAAATTGCCAAGATGAGGTCATCGAAGGCCTTTTTAGGCCCACAAATCACATGCATTCAGAGAATAGAATAAACATCAGAATAACCCAGGgaattctttttaaagatctttttttcttcacaaatcaCTTGAACCCACTCTTGCTCCAAACTATTTTTCAGAGCTAGCCACTTGTCCTCCTAccttctaggaaaaaaaacactaacttATTGCAATGATAGGAGGTCACAGTCCCCTACTGAAGAGATCAAATGaacctaaaataaaaagacGTGTGTGTAAATGCCTACATACGAGTGCACAGCAGTAAAAGTGCCTGTGATCATGTGTGCACATATTTCTAGGTGAGCAGGTACCAAAATTATCATACCAGGCTAACAGAAGACACAGAATGGGGAGTAAGTGGTAagaaggaatggaaaaacaGCTGGGGTTGGCACATCACTTCACCTTCCTTATGTGCAGCTCCTTTCTCTTCAAAGTCAGCATCTTCTCCAGAACCACGAGGGCCAAGTGTCTGATAGTACTGCAGGCTAGAGGCAAGGACAGAAGTTGGTGAAGGGCATCTCTGTGTCTGACATACACATTCACCCTGGTCAAATCAGACACTGCACTATCACTACTTTAGTTCAAGcagaagaacaatttttttttctctagattCAAAACAGAGGAAGCCTAGGTCAGGTAGCTCTTACAACAGTACTCTGTGCAGAGGGCATGGTATAGCTGCCATACACTGTGCTGAAAGAGAGCTAAAACACTGCTGGGGAACACCAAGAAACTTCCCACGCAGCCAGAAACTCAATCTATTGTGCTGCTGGCCAGGAGTCCAGCCCTGGGGACTGAAGGAGTCAGGAAGTGCAACAGGACATGATTTGGTACTATCGAGGTGTGAGCTGCTGCTTATCTACCACCCAAAGGCAGCTTACCTGTCTTTAAGAAGGACATACTCTGGGGAGATGTGTGGCTCACCCAGGCTCCTCCACCGTGGCTTCCAGCTCTTCAGGGGGTTAAGGATGGGGACAGTGGGCTGTAGCACAATAGCCAGAGTTGTCAGCACCACAATTAAGAAGCCCAGAACAAAGAGCACCGCTGGGGAAGCCACAAGGGATGGCAAGAAGTGAGAAACACAGGAAGCAGTTTGTGTCAATAGCATTGTCTCCCTTTACACTTTACTAAATGCTCTCCTTCCCACAGAAACCAACATTTAGCAAGTTTCATCTTCATTACACGGGCTTctgctcctcccctccctgATCTGGTACACACAGGCAAGgagacaaaatgttttccatgcaGGTAGTGAAGAGAACCAAGACTCACGCTTTCATTTCCATCATTATGCTGTCCTCTCTCTGAAGGACAAGAGACTGGTACAGGCAGAACACTTACAGAGAGGTAGGGCTTTGGGAAAAGACCTTAACTGCCCTTGTGGTTAGCCTTTAGTGAACTCTTAAATgatgcatttaatttcagtttagtTTATCATGGAAACATACTGACACTTTCTGCTTTCATGCCAACGGAAACAAAGCCCTCAATTACTTGAATTCTTCAAGCAGGGTGTGGGTAGAAACACAactgctccttccctctctctcccttctgctcCTACACAAGCAGGTTCTTGGCTACAGAGCAGTGAACTTCGGGAAGGAAAAACTGACGGGGAAATGGATTAAAAACGACAAAGCCCGTGGATTGATGGCATTTCTTAAGAAATGCTGGTTTAAACACACCCAAACAGGTACAATGAAGGTTATGTCAAAGTATCAGAGTTCAAGATCCCCCAGCATTTTGGCTGTACCTGTGATAGCAGCCCAGTTAGGAGCTAAGTTCAGTTCCTGGTGCTTCAGAACCCCATGTCTGGCCAGCTGGATCAGAGAAGAGGGCTGGAAGGACACAtttctggggctgcagcccacaTTTGCTTCATTTACAGTCACAATCAAGAAGTGTTCCTGAATGGTCCTATCCCTGAAAACATATGTCCCAGACTCCAGGAAAACATGGGCAAAcctaaaagggagaaaaaaggaaggcacAGGTTGATCTAAGCGTCCTTTAGCCTGCAGCAGTGATGACAGTTAAGTACATGGACCTGAACTCACCAGATTTCTGTATTTGCACATGCTGTTCGCTGCCGAGGACCTAGCAATTATGTGAAAGACTCGCTCTCAATTCCTGTGCCTAACACATGCACTATTAGTCACACCAGATATTACCAGGAGATGTTGAGGTGAGTCTCCTGGACGAGGTGGTCTAGCCTTCGGAAGGGTCCAAAATCCCACCTGGGGTTGCTGTTGTAAAGATGCTGCTTCTGATAAACTGGGTAATGGCTGGATGTGCGATCTGGGAAGAGTTCAACACAATGTCAGCAACTTTGACCCACTTCAGTTAGGAGAGCTGACGGTGGTCTCACAAAGTGCTTTGTCACTGCATTTGTTTTACAGGGCCATACAGTGTCAGCTCCTTTGTTTGAACTGTGCTTTACTACCCAGCAAACACACTCTTCTAACAGAGGAAATATATTATCTGTAGCCTACAGAAATCCAgtcaaaatgtaaaaacacCAGATGAGTCACTGACAGAGCCTAGACTAATGATGAGGAATCCCTTGAAGGCAAGACAGTCTGGGAGGTGAAGGAATGTGCTCGTACATGCAGCACTACCAAAAGTACAGTCACTGCTCTGAACGCCGATATATCCACAAAGAGCACACAGACCCAATCAACACTCACTGTGAGAATCGATGCTAAGCTGGAAAAGGATTGTGTCTCCTGCTTCCAGACATACCAGTGGGTTAGGGACAAGGGGCAAAGCATGGGTATCTTTGAAGAAAGTCCTTTGCACTTGATGACCTTTCTGTAGCACCTGATCTGATGAAAAATCTCCTGCcacaagcaacagaaaaaaaataagaatcagCTCTGGAAAATGAGCAGCATGTGATAACACCCAGCCCTTGGCAATGCAGCACTCTTTTGTATCTGTGGATGGTCTGAGCACACAAGCCCAAATTCTACTCTAAGTGACACTACCATGCACCAGGATTACACTGGAATCGAGAGCCAGTACACATACTAACAGATTTGCCACCAAAGGAAGTTTACTTTTAGCAATTTTGGAAGGCCAAAATCAATCTAAAATCTTAATTTGACAATAAATACCCTCTCTGTGCCAACTTGCTGTCCTCTTGCTGTGCAGACTTGAAAGTAAATTGACAGCTGAGCCTGGCTGGGACCTCAGTTCACCCTGAGGTGCTCTCAAACCTTACCTGTGAGAAATGCATCCAAAACATCTGTGCTGGAGACAATAAAACCTAGCACTCCACCGGGACTAAACAGAACCAAATGCACCCGCTGGCTCTTCTGCACATGGTCGTCTGGGCCCAGAACATTTGCCACCTCCTATTAAAAGCAAAGGGGAACACTGATCACTGACAGGATCAACCCTGGGCTCAGACCCTGGTTGTGATCACATCTTATATTCAGCTGGGTAAGACTGCTCCTAGTGAGGTTTTTTGCCACAATTCTGGAACTGTCATTTCTCAGGAATGCACCATCCTGCCTGATCAGTATTCTGGGCCATGAGACATAAGGAGCCTCCCTTCTCTCTGCTCACAGCTTCATACCTTTCAGTAACATCAGCCCCCTGGGGTCTCTTTATGTAACTGTCATCTCTAAGGGCTCTCTCCAGGCTCTCACATGATCCACACTTACCCTGACTTCTCCTTCACTCATCCTCAGAAGCAGCTCTCTCTTGATGCCAAATCTCAAGGAGATCCGTGGGGCTTTCAGCAAACACAACTGGTCACAGAGCTCCTCAGCTGAGACATACTGCTTGCAGTGACATCTGTACAGCAGAAAAAAGGTCCTGCCTCCTGATCCACGAGCAAACAGCTACAAAATACTGAGGGTCAGGCTAGCCCTGGTATCTTACAATCTACACAACGAGTGGACCTACTCTATTGTCATGGAAAACAGGATAAAGCAAACTCGCAGTCCATCTCATCCAGTACTGTGCCTGTTATTCAATACTTCTTCCTTAGCACAAGGACCACATATGATAGGCCAAAATGTGATAGCCCACTCTCTACCAGGGATTAGTTACAGTCTGGAGCAGAGCATCATGTATCCCTCCCCAAAGTTCTGCCTTGATAAAATGGTTGAAAGCAACAGAGTATAATTGCAACACACCaactttctgtgctgtgcatgtCAGGAGGAGATTCTGCAATACAGAAGTTCAttcatgaagagaaaaaagcagaatatgaCAAGAACTGGTTTCAATGCTTCAGTCAGTGTTAGAAGGGGGGGGATAAGAACTGGTTTTGGTTCTGTTCTAACTCTAATAAAGTCATCATCCACTTGAGGTGGGCTTAATCTGAGATATGTGGAAGAGATCTCCCTCAGAAAATGTGAGTTTTATCCACTCTTACATCGTCACTTGGTGGCCATTCTGCTGTCTCCACCCAAGCATACAGAAATCACTAGgtaattttaaatacacaggAAGAGGAGTGAGGCCAATGAACTGAAGGCCAGCATCTCCACACAAAGGAACTCCAACAATGGAAAGTTTCTCAAAAACACCTCCACAGGTCCTACCCTGGAATTACCTCATGGGCTCCGTAACTTAGCCAGTCAGAACTAATTGTGAAGTGTTTCTTAATGAGAGGCTAGGCTGAGACTTACATGCCCAGCTCTGCATTAATCTCTCCACCTGCAGGCCCACAAGATGGAGAGCAGTCATATTGCTCGGGAAAAACGCACTGCCGTGTAGATGCCAGACGAACCTCTCCAGGAGCACAGAGCTCATCCACCTAGAAAACCAAGACATCCGATCTGTGAAACCTGACAAGCTCTAGTGTTTCAACAGAGAAGCAGCATCGCTGAAACCCTCCACTCATCACTGATGTTCAACATAATGTCAATCCAACGAGGGTTGCTAATTGACAACTTGAAAAGCATGAAGAAAGATCACAACAATTTCACTTTCCATCCAAATTCCTCAACCAGCCATAATGAAGATTTCCATAGTGAAAATACAGAGGCTTAAATTCCTGCATCTGGCATCTGAGATGCTTAGCTTCTCCCCCTTGTCCTAGCACCCAAGTATCTTTTGCCTCCAGCCCTCAATGAATTTAACCTTGCAAGATTCTGTGAAAGAAGACAAATGCCATTAACCCACAAGGAAGGGCCAAGAGTAGCGAACAAAATAGCTGAAGTGCATGCTtgtgtctgcagcagctcagtgaACTGAACTCAGATCGCACACATCCACAGGCTCAGAACCAGCACCAAAAGCATCAAGCTACTCTCCCTCTCCCGTGTGTCATGCAATAACTGTTTTGAAGCCTGAGGTTTTACCTGAGGTAGGCAGTCTTGATCACTGTTGCTGTCTGGGTTTTCCTTGCCTCGCTCGTCGTAGTACACATAACCTGCCTGGCAGATACAGGAGGCATCTGACTGCTGGAAAGCCCGGTTCAGCCCATGGCAGGTACAGCTGGTAGCACCTTAGAGAAGGGTTGGATTTAAAGTTGAAATCAGGGTAAGGAATATAATTTGCAAAAAGTGTGCTCACAGTAAAGGAGCAGTTCCTGTGCTGAATACTCTGGGCAAATCACACTGCTTGTTTTAGTCACACCTGGAGTTTGCTGTCCCTCTAGCACAGCAGAGCTAAGCCAACAGGAAAGCCCGCAGGAGCCTTTGCTTCACCAGCACAACCATTTGCTGCAGTGTCCATTTaacaagaaatgcagaaaggcCCAGCTGGGAATTGTAGCAATGGCATTTTGCCAAGCTCTGTTAATGTGTAGGTTAAGCCACCGGACAGGATAAAGACCCAGCCAAGGCTGCTGAGCTCCtctctgcagtttctctgtGCCTCAAGATTCTCAAAACCGCTTGGCTTGAAATGCTGGAAGAATACTGCACAACACATGGAGTAAGGCATATGCATTCTCTACTGTACTTAGCTTCCTCCCCTATGCTTTTTCAATCTCTTCCTGCTTTATTACGGTCCCAGTTAGACATGGCTATAGTGCCCAATTTTGGCTCAAAACCACAACTACACTTACTGCAAGCTCTGCAAAGGCAAAAGTACTCCACTGCTTTCAAAGCAATGATAGAACACAAATTAGGAGGGCTGCTCATCTATTCCTTCCTTTGAAGGAGATGAGATCAAAACCCCTTGGCTAATAGAAGATAAGAGacaaaagaaagctttgaaaagTCAATCCTCCTTCTTCCAGGTGGGGCAGGAAGAGCAGCTGGGCCTTGTTAGCACACACAGCATCATGAGGATCCCATGTCTTGCAGTCCATGGGGAAACCACATGGAGGAATCACTTTTCTGGGTGATATTCTTATTAGATTTTCTCTCAACTGCAGGGCAAGTTTCACTGACAAACAGCAACTCACCAGGCTGCGACGAAGAAGAGCTGCCGCAGGGAAAACAGGCAGCCTGTGCAGGAAGGTGGTTGAAGGTGCCAGCAGGACAGGCCTGACAATCCTCTATGTGCTTTGCAAAGTTGCTGCTCCCATGGGTCCCTGGGGGACAGGGAAGAGGGGCAGATGCCAGGGGAGGGCAGTAGTAGCCACTGGGACAAGGCTTCTCGTGGTAACTCTCACTGCCTAGAGAAAGTGGTGGCGTTATCTCAGATACAGACACTGCTTATGGAACTGAGCAAGTGTTAAAAGATAGACAGAAACCCCCTTGTTTGTTCCAGTTATACATAAACACGCACCCTTATACGTTACATGCAAATATATgaaaacacatacacatacagacATGTAAAATTAATCACCATTCAACATTTtccaatttaatttatttatatttaaatgtcttGACTTGTTTGTCCCAGTTCTTTGGACAAATCAGTGGCCACAGTGGGTAGGCATGATCTCCTCCACGCTTTACAGCATGAGCTAACACATCACTGAACTTAACAGAGGATTCCAACCAGGGGAGACCTCAAAAAGCTTGTAAAGCTattcccctcctgcccagcaggatCCATGCAGCACTGGCTGTCACACCGCAAGGTTTGAACACCTAGGTTCACTCTTCTGGTAATATATTAATTCCTGGTCTTGCAGCTGAGTCACAAAATTGGAGGAAAAAGGGATCACAGGGGCCAGAGAGATCATCCCCTCCACCCACACCAGGGATTTAAAACTGTAGAGGATCAAGAGCTTTGCCCATATAGAACTTAGAGCTTTCTGGTTACAATTCAAGCTACTTCTTGTACTACTTCTGCTTAGCAGCCCCATTTACCTTGTGGGCAGATGAAgcctgctgggcagggctgaCAGGGGGCAGCGCTGGCAGAGACGTTACGATAGCTGCCTGCGTCACAGATTCTGCAGAATTTCTCAAATGAATCCCTTGGACCGGGCAAGCTGAGGGCCATGAATCCTCCTTCACAGGGCAGTGGATGGGCACTGCCTGGGGGGCAGTAGTAGGGAAACACACacctggaaagcaaaacaaggcaggaagagaggagaaaagtcTCTGAAAATGTTCTGATTTCTGGACTCAGTCACCAGTGCAAAATTAAAAACGATTCTCCTCTGGTTCTGGGCTTAGGCTAACTCATACAAATCATAAATCATCCTATGCAGTCCTACCAGTCACCAAATCCCTAACTGTGATTACGAAGATACCTTTGCTTTTGCACAATGCACAAAAACTGTGGTTGAAGCAGTAACTCAGGTTTTATCACAGGCAGATTTCACAATattcagagttttaaaaaatccttaCGCTGGCTCCACCAAACACATGAAGTACTTACAGCTGCTCAGGGCTATTGTATGTTGACGAGCCTTCAGGACAGTAATACCCAGCAGGGCACACGGAAGGTATGGCTGTGTGAGCACCACAGTATGAGCCAGGTCTGCAAGGCTTTGGATTCACTGAACCTGGAGAAAAAGGGGAACCAGAGACTGATTTATGTGACATTCCCAGAACAGGAGAGCATGTGTTGGGAAGACAGTGAGCAAGATGCCTTTATTAAGTGTTACTGTCCATAAAAACTCCACTTTTTCTATTGCTTACTAAGGACATAGATCCTTTGGGAACCAATTAGCCATTTAGCATGAAATGCTAACACACCTGAGTATCTAGCCTTGGATTACTTATGCCTGCTGTGCACTGTTCACCTATCTGGACTCAGAAAGAGCTGGAAATAAGGAAAACCAAGGTGTATGTTTACATCACCTGCTGGGCATTCAAAGCCAGGTTTACAAGGTACTCCTTGGCTGTTAGGTAGCCCTGTGTGCGCTGGGTCTGGGCAGTAGTATCCAGGTGAGCAGGGACCACACTCTTCCAGTGATTTTGCACCCGGCTGGCTCCTGGAAGTACCAGGTGGACAAAGGAAAGCGTCCCCTTTACCAGTGCACCAGTATCCCAGGGGGCACGGATAATCCTCAAACCTGGTTAGACCtgttagaaagagaaaagaatgaagaaagggAGGCCGAATGGCCATGAGGTGTTTTAGAGAAGAGCTCTAAGCTCACTGTGAACATGAATTACCTCTCCCCTTCCCTATCTCATCTTGGGGAGTTTTGTAATCCGCTCCAGTGGTGGGAGAGGGCTGGCTTTCATCTGGCACTTACCTGATAAAGGGCAGTGATAGCCTGGAGGACACGGCTGGCAATCTGTCACACTCTGAGCTCCAGGGTGTTTGCGGTAAGTGTGCGGAGGGCATTTCTGAGGTTCCAGGAGATTGCTTTGGTCACTGACGTTACCTCCGAGGCAATAGTGTCCTGAGGGACATGGATAAGCCTCTGAATCCcctaacaaaaagaaaaccaagcttTAAGGAGCCATCTTTTCACTGTAAttggaacatttttcttccGTTTCCTCCCTGGGTCCTTCCTAAACTACCACATGTATGTGTATGATCCACCTCCACAATTTAAGCCCCTCTTCTGGCAGATGGCACACAGAGATATTTGCAGACTGGCTTTGGTCTTACGCTCTCCTACATTTCCATCCTTTGACGGAACAGCATATCATACCAACAGTGTTATATGACTCTTCTCTCCACAGACT harbors:
- the LOC121058632 gene encoding zonadhesin-like isoform X1, which codes for MAAPASRSFGQCQAGTFCPTGSYLPIPCPPGLYCATAELAAPSGPCEAGFYCTGGSTLPNPMGGAVGNICPRGHFCPAGSSSPSPCPPGSFLAYRGGQTAQDCQACFPGWFCSQHGQSSPEGLCKEGWFCPEGSVSAQHSDYLCPVGHYCPSGSPEPIPCPSGKYQDQAGKSQCETCPAGMFCALKDHPDNLQENSHGIIKPTDCPAGYYCLSGTKAGNQYPCPVGTYSNETGLRNQRDCRPCPGGMFCASAGLVSPSSTCLPGYYCTSKARIPSPVSDETGGLCPPGHYCPPGSSKPEPCPTGTFLPLSGMVYHNACLPCPGGRFCRGEGLTSVSGLCYVGYFCDAGSTQPDHKQCPPGSYCPEGSESPVPCSPGHFNSDSGKWQSRDCLLCPAGYFCSGSGARTPELCPAGYFCLPGTNFSAQYPCPKGTFGPRAGATSSSDCEPCPAGMYCSAPGLSQPSGLCYSGYHCASGATSPAPFKHRVESSGLGVPTNDICPVGHFCPTGTGYPLPCPPGSFSAVMGLEAEEQCQPCPAGRYCSGAGLFDLAQTLLCNAGYVCLEGSSSPCPLDGIHGYRCPSGFYCPAGTGVELPCEPGMFSPMPGASVCLPCPAGMACSSAATVEPLSCPRGYYCPAGTAAPLPCPEGTLNALEGALALTACKLCPVGRYCRGDANWEPDGLCSAGYYCEGGATDAVPHGTPGFPLSGPCPLGHYCPEGTPFPVTCPLGTLNNGTGGTSPESCVPCYPGSFCASLGLSSPTGPCTEGFYCPANFSSFSPTAFLCPKGHFCQSGAAHPTPCPPGEYQPARGSASCIPCQRGFYCQDLVAGDPRRCPPHSYCPTGTRFPQTCPEGTFTPPNMTGLWNEKECLPCLPGHYCRHGQLEGKCAAGYFCLAGSSQSAPQDPGFSWRFLSGCRWGQVCAGLCPAGFYCLEGSEVPIPCPSNTIRDIPGAGRREDCLPCPPGHWCKAGDSEAYPCPSGHYCLGGNVSDQSNLLEPQKCPPHTYRKHPGAQSVTDCQPCPPGYHCPLSGLTRFEDYPCPLGYWCTGKGDAFLCPPGTSRSQPGAKSLEECGPCSPGYYCPDPAHTGLPNSQGVPCKPGFECPAGSVNPKPCRPGSYCGAHTAIPSVCPAGYYCPEGSSTYNSPEQLCVFPYYCPPGSAHPLPCEGGFMALSLPGPRDSFEKFCRICDAGSYRNVSASAAPCQPCPAGFICPQGSESYHEKPCPSGYYCPPLASAPLPCPPGTHGSSNFAKHIEDCQACPAGTFNHLPAQAACFPCGSSSSSQPGATSCTCHGLNRAFQQSDASCICQAGYVYYDERGKENPDSNSDQDCLPQVDELCAPGEVRLASTRQCVFPEQYDCSPSCGPAGGEINAELGICHCKQYVSAEELCDQLCLLKAPRISLRFGIKRELLLRMSEGEVREVANVLGPDDHVQKSQRVHLVLFSPGGVLGFIVSSTDVLDAFLTGDFSSDQVLQKGHQVQRTFFKDTHALPLVPNPLVCLEAGDTILFQLSIDSHNRTSSHYPVYQKQHLYNSNPRWDFGPFRRLDHLVQETHLNISWFAHVFLESGTYVFRDRTIQEHFLIVTVNEANVGCSPRNVSFQPSSLIQLARHGVLKHQELNLAPNWAAITAVLFVLGFLIVVLTTLAIVLQPTVPILNPLKSWKPRWRSLGEPHISPEYVLLKDSLQYYQTLGPRGSGEDADFEEKGAAHKEEECFAVRDLEDFSVRTLYDKLEDQNLHLASQLAKHRMDVLVFYNGISQQIQGLMDIVQALDSGGRKIFAKQRICGHKPAESSWAAVSVEPCDEHCSSNFQAVGHTGAPWQEATELMKALEILLRRAQRKNISVKQEMEQQVQGQDALAVVPSLGSLASESKAEVGEGQDLELLQQCELFRRKGALFSFPGHDEHDPQLAYLTELEVEGLIAASPLATTLCEIKQALVKLQQPLDLRNPEKCLSDSSSEDMRSALIPTDLASLSPHQFVVYRFGCAVVRLLIGACSCPAFILALAHSVPARSPGQELLPSPGDCYYDATTKYLYVRAVRLEDAGEFTAILLNAVAWITAGCPSTGIGHSCFLMELNRAIMALANAFFQHSWGIAEKDSSGGCLAVPFDPQTVLKEIVSIRVSPLPCVKEKAPEKRVSSLEKYQALKLQVETQDRMESSQKNDYNWMLDSSAVKLKVVKLEERLDELNEEFFELTVRALSMQEDWESLEEELRMQEESFMTASNKQAWGAQQYSELLDSWATKRDEALLLEIRKNCVAQRIEEMEAELFYLQQSKLGTSPFP